From a region of the Paraburkholderia caribensis genome:
- a CDS encoding IS256 family transposase: MPMKKKRTVASQAAARGPLPELPKALLDELVKGPMTPTEVQDLMLAFNKAIIERAMGAEMNLHLGYPPGESKPAGQANERNGASRKTVITDRGVVRVELPRDRDGSFEPILIPKHERRFTGFDERIIAMYARGMSVREIQAFLAESYGTEVSPDFISSVTDEVMAETLAWQNRPLETMYPVVFFDALRVKIRDDGVVSNKAVYLALGIQADGQRDVLGLWIEQTEGAKFWLKVFNELKTRGCQDILIAVVDGLKGLTDAIGAAYPKTAVQTCIVHLIRNSLEYAGWKDRKAVAQALRPIYAAASEEAAKQALQAFADGPWGAKYPTIVQSWQRAWEHVTPFFVFPPEIRRVVYTTNAIESLNMQLRKIIKTRGHFPNDEAAIKLLWLALRNVLAKNVRSAFDWKSAMNQFAILFGDRFTQARG; the protein is encoded by the coding sequence ATGCCAATGAAGAAGAAACGCACGGTGGCGTCTCAGGCAGCGGCCCGAGGGCCGCTGCCTGAACTGCCCAAAGCACTGCTGGACGAGCTGGTCAAGGGGCCGATGACGCCGACCGAGGTGCAGGATCTGATGCTGGCGTTTAACAAGGCGATTATCGAACGCGCGATGGGTGCGGAGATGAATCTGCATCTGGGGTATCCACCGGGCGAATCCAAACCCGCTGGCCAGGCCAACGAGCGCAACGGCGCCAGCCGCAAGACGGTCATCACCGATCGTGGCGTCGTCCGGGTCGAGTTGCCGCGCGACCGCGACGGCAGCTTCGAGCCGATCCTGATCCCCAAACACGAACGCCGCTTCACCGGCTTTGACGAGCGCATCATCGCGATGTACGCGCGTGGCATGAGCGTGCGCGAGATCCAGGCCTTTCTGGCCGAGAGCTACGGCACCGAGGTGTCGCCCGATTTCATCAGCTCGGTCACCGACGAGGTGATGGCCGAAACGCTGGCCTGGCAGAACCGTCCGCTCGAGACGATGTATCCGGTGGTCTTCTTCGACGCGTTGCGGGTCAAGATCCGCGATGACGGTGTGGTCAGCAACAAGGCGGTGTATCTGGCTCTGGGCATTCAGGCGGACGGCCAGCGCGATGTGCTGGGCCTGTGGATTGAGCAGACCGAGGGCGCGAAGTTCTGGCTCAAGGTGTTCAACGAACTCAAGACCCGCGGCTGCCAGGACATCCTGATTGCGGTCGTTGACGGCCTGAAGGGGCTGACCGACGCGATCGGCGCAGCTTACCCGAAGACGGCGGTGCAGACCTGCATCGTGCATCTGATCCGCAACAGCCTGGAATACGCTGGCTGGAAGGACCGCAAGGCTGTCGCCCAGGCGCTGCGTCCGATCTACGCAGCTGCCAGCGAAGAGGCAGCGAAGCAGGCTCTGCAGGCCTTTGCTGATGGGCCATGGGGCGCGAAATACCCGACTATCGTGCAGTCCTGGCAGCGCGCCTGGGAGCACGTCACGCCGTTCTTCGTGTTTCCACCCGAGATCCGGCGGGTCGTGTACACCACGAACGCCATTGAGAGTCTGAACATGCAGTTGCGCAAGATCATCAAGACCCGCGGTCACTTCCCCAATGACGAGGCTGCAATCAAGCTACTCTGGCTGGCATTGCGCAACGTCCTGGCCAAAAACGTGCGCTCAGCCTTCGACTGGAAGTCAGCCATGAACCAGTTTGCTATTCTGTTTGGCGATCGATTTACGCAGGCGCGCGGCTAA
- a CDS encoding IclR family transcriptional regulator, producing the protein MQETSPSETVASSDGSSGVAVLDRAFAILNAFGPTDDRLSLAELSRRTDLYKSTVLRLLGALEHGGFIRRLSDGQYAIGPQPLRLAALYQRSFQVGPVIEPILQQLSRDLGETASLYVRQGDRRLVLFRVEPARAVRVSIRVGEEFPIDKGASGKVLLAFTDTHDSRWDEVRERLWAVSHGERDPETASVSVPVFGASGELVGALALSGPKARFDMASTITGALIALLECAKRATAALGGEGGRYDATIEKTAREGFL; encoded by the coding sequence ATGCAGGAAACGTCACCGTCGGAGACCGTCGCCTCAAGCGATGGGTCGAGCGGAGTGGCGGTACTCGATCGCGCGTTCGCGATACTCAACGCCTTTGGGCCGACGGATGACCGGTTGTCGCTCGCGGAGCTTTCGCGTCGCACGGATCTGTACAAGAGCACGGTACTGCGTCTGCTGGGTGCGCTGGAGCATGGCGGATTCATCCGCCGACTGAGCGACGGACAGTATGCGATTGGGCCGCAGCCATTGCGCCTGGCGGCGCTGTACCAGCGCTCGTTTCAGGTGGGACCGGTTATCGAGCCGATTCTTCAGCAACTGAGTCGGGACCTCGGGGAGACTGCATCGTTGTATGTGCGGCAGGGTGACCGGAGACTGGTGCTGTTCCGCGTCGAACCGGCGCGCGCGGTGCGCGTGTCGATTCGCGTCGGCGAGGAGTTTCCGATCGACAAGGGTGCGTCGGGGAAAGTTCTGCTGGCGTTCACGGACACGCACGATTCACGTTGGGACGAGGTGCGCGAGCGGTTGTGGGCTGTCTCGCATGGGGAGCGCGATCCTGAGACGGCGTCGGTGTCGGTCCCGGTGTTTGGGGCATCGGGGGAGTTGGTGGGGGCGCTGGCGTTGTCGGGGCCTAAAGCGCGCTTTGATATGGCGTCGACCATCACGGGTGCGCTGATTGCCTTGCTCGAATGCGCAAAGCGCGCGACGGCGGCGCTAGGAGGTGAGGGCGGCCGGTATGATGCGACGATCGAGAAAACGGCTCGGGAGGGGTTTTTGTAG
- a CDS encoding hydroxymethylglutaryl-CoA lyase gives MNTSPAPSVLISEVGPRDGLQNIRRVMPTAAKLRWISALAAAGLKEIEVGSFVPPKLLPQMADIHEVVAHALTIPGLHVAVLAPNLHGSQRAFEAGVHKVTLPVSVTDEHSMANIRKTTAQMIDEVREIVALRDAQFPGVQIEAGVSVAFGCTIAGAVSDDQTMRMCLSMAACGVDEVGLSDTSGYANPAQVRRLFRRLQTELGIRAGGAHFHNTRGQGLANVVAALDAGVTTIDASQAGLGGCPYAPGATGNIVTEDLAFLLEAMGYDTGIDIDALVAARAILAEALPGEALYGHLQDAGLPKGFSYADGRAPSAPQPEGCLLGVAQ, from the coding sequence ATGAACACTTCCCCCGCTCCCTCGGTCCTCATCAGTGAAGTGGGCCCGCGCGACGGGCTCCAGAACATCAGGCGCGTGATGCCGACGGCTGCGAAGCTTCGCTGGATTTCCGCGCTGGCCGCCGCGGGGCTGAAGGAGATCGAGGTTGGCTCTTTTGTGCCGCCAAAACTGCTTCCGCAGATGGCCGACATTCACGAAGTCGTCGCTCATGCGCTGACGATCCCCGGCCTACACGTCGCCGTGCTTGCGCCCAATCTTCATGGATCGCAACGCGCCTTCGAAGCCGGCGTGCACAAGGTCACGTTGCCTGTTTCGGTGACCGACGAGCATTCGATGGCCAACATTCGCAAGACGACCGCACAGATGATCGACGAGGTGCGTGAGATCGTCGCCTTGCGCGACGCGCAGTTCCCCGGTGTGCAGATCGAAGCGGGCGTATCTGTGGCATTCGGTTGCACGATCGCGGGCGCGGTGAGCGACGACCAGACAATGCGGATGTGTCTCTCGATGGCCGCGTGCGGTGTGGACGAAGTGGGCCTGTCCGATACCAGCGGCTATGCAAATCCCGCGCAAGTCCGCCGTTTGTTCCGGCGCTTGCAGACCGAACTTGGCATCCGGGCAGGCGGCGCCCACTTCCACAACACTCGCGGCCAGGGACTGGCGAACGTCGTCGCTGCGCTCGATGCAGGCGTGACAACCATTGACGCGAGCCAGGCGGGTCTGGGCGGCTGTCCCTACGCGCCGGGCGCGACCGGCAACATCGTCACGGAAGACCTTGCCTTCCTGCTCGAAGCGATGGGCTATGACACGGGCATCGACATTGACGCGCTCGTCGCTGCCCGCGCCATTCTCGCGGAAGCACTGCCGGGCGAAGCGTTGTACGGGCACCTTCAGGACGCGGGATTGCCGAAAGGATTCAGCTACGCAGATGGACGCGCGCCGAGCGCGCCGCAACCGGAAGGATGTTTGCTGGGAGTCGCGCAATGA
- a CDS encoding CaiB/BaiF CoA transferase family protein has product MSAIQSNQSLPYSGVRVIEMTHMVMGPTCGMVLADLGAEVIKVEPITGDSTRSLRGSGAGFFSTFNRNKKSIAVDVKDPRGIEIVHKLLASADIFSENFKSGTMDKLGLGYAALSKLNPRLIYVSHKGFLPGPYDHRTALDEVVQMMGGLAYMTGPEGRPLRAGTSVNDIMGGMFGAIGAMAALAQRERTGRGQEVQSALFENNVFLVAQHMMQYAVTGQAASPMPSRISAWAVYDVFSVRNGEQIFLAVVSDTQWALFCDAFGLAELKSDERIATNNQRVRARDWLLPRLRQHMEAFSAAEISAIFERIGLPYAPITRPQDLFDDPHLLATGGLADVTLPPDASGAGEPVSTRTALLPLTLAGERLRLRAAPPALGQDTQTLLSQLGYTDDELRQLVEAGVVRCQHRPSGDASSPSPNELASA; this is encoded by the coding sequence ATGAGTGCCATCCAATCGAATCAATCCCTGCCCTACAGCGGCGTGCGTGTGATCGAAATGACGCACATGGTGATGGGACCGACCTGCGGCATGGTGCTGGCGGACCTTGGCGCGGAAGTGATCAAGGTCGAGCCGATTACAGGCGACAGCACACGTTCGCTGCGTGGATCAGGGGCAGGCTTTTTCAGCACCTTCAACCGGAACAAGAAAAGCATTGCCGTGGACGTAAAAGATCCTCGCGGGATTGAAATCGTCCACAAACTGCTCGCGAGCGCCGACATCTTCAGCGAGAACTTCAAGAGCGGCACGATGGACAAGCTCGGGCTCGGATACGCAGCGCTGTCCAAGCTCAATCCCCGTTTGATCTATGTCTCGCACAAGGGCTTTCTTCCCGGTCCATACGACCATCGGACCGCGCTCGACGAAGTCGTGCAAATGATGGGTGGCCTTGCGTACATGACGGGACCCGAGGGACGGCCGCTGCGTGCCGGCACCAGCGTCAACGACATCATGGGCGGCATGTTCGGCGCTATCGGTGCGATGGCGGCACTCGCGCAGCGTGAGCGCACAGGCAGGGGACAGGAAGTCCAGAGTGCCCTGTTCGAAAACAACGTGTTCCTCGTCGCGCAGCACATGATGCAGTACGCGGTGACGGGTCAGGCTGCGTCGCCGATGCCGAGCCGTATATCCGCCTGGGCTGTGTACGACGTCTTTTCCGTCCGGAACGGCGAGCAGATTTTTCTGGCGGTCGTGTCGGACACGCAATGGGCGTTGTTCTGCGACGCCTTTGGTCTTGCGGAATTGAAATCGGACGAACGGATTGCCACCAACAACCAGCGTGTCCGCGCCCGCGACTGGTTGCTGCCGCGCTTGCGCCAGCACATGGAGGCGTTCAGCGCGGCGGAAATCAGCGCCATCTTCGAGCGCATCGGCTTGCCTTATGCACCGATTACCAGGCCGCAAGACCTGTTCGACGATCCGCATCTGCTCGCGACGGGCGGGCTCGCCGACGTGACGTTGCCGCCCGATGCAAGCGGCGCGGGTGAACCGGTCTCAACGCGCACTGCATTGCTCCCACTGACGTTAGCGGGCGAGCGGTTGCGGCTTCGCGCAGCGCCGCCCGCGCTCGGACAGGACACGCAGACGCTGCTGTCGCAGCTCGGCTATACCGACGACGAACTCAGACAACTGGTCGAGGCCGGTGTCGTTAGATGCCAGCACCGCCCGTCGGGCGATGCGTCGAGTCCTTCGCCCAATGAGCTTGCCAGCGCCTGA
- a CDS encoding MFS transporter codes for MTSLSSSMTADTPASLEQQAVRKAAWRFIPLLALAYFFNYLDRTSVGFAALTMNRDLGLTATQFGWGAGIMFAGYCICEVPSNLALYRFGARRWLARIMITWGLLAAATALAAGPTSFYVIRLLLGIGEAGFFPGVIFFLAVWFPASYRTRVLAWFTVSTPLSSLVGGPLSSWLLHMDGLLGLAGWKWMFIIEGLPACVLGYLVLKMLADKPADATWLSPEERLALQSAFDREGSSTQKKKDFRAALKDVRVYLLAMISFGFTMGSYGIGIWLPQMLKAHGMSVTQTGWVSAVPYFFATIALLWWAKRVDRRGGHIANLAAGLLIGAVALGISTYFHQLLPAMTGITLALIGTIAGRTIFYTLPARFLSGQAAAGGLALINSIGALGGFAGPYLVGYLKDSFGTYTAGMFGLAVVLGLTTMLTLSLYAFNREAR; via the coding sequence ATGACATCCCTTTCCTCGAGCATGACGGCTGACACCCCCGCCAGCCTCGAACAGCAGGCGGTCAGAAAAGCGGCGTGGCGCTTTATTCCGCTGCTCGCACTCGCTTACTTTTTCAACTATCTGGATCGTACGAGCGTCGGCTTTGCGGCGCTGACGATGAACCGCGACCTTGGGCTGACTGCAACGCAGTTCGGCTGGGGAGCCGGGATCATGTTTGCCGGCTATTGCATCTGCGAGGTGCCCAGCAATCTGGCGCTATACCGCTTCGGCGCGCGGCGCTGGCTGGCACGCATCATGATCACGTGGGGGCTGTTGGCGGCAGCCACGGCGCTCGCTGCCGGACCGACCAGTTTCTACGTGATCCGTCTGCTGCTCGGAATCGGCGAAGCCGGCTTCTTTCCGGGCGTCATATTCTTTCTTGCCGTCTGGTTCCCCGCCAGCTACCGCACGCGTGTGCTTGCATGGTTCACCGTCTCGACGCCGCTGTCTTCACTCGTCGGTGGCCCGTTATCGTCGTGGCTGCTTCACATGGATGGCTTGCTCGGTCTGGCAGGCTGGAAATGGATGTTCATCATCGAAGGTCTGCCGGCATGCGTGCTGGGATACCTGGTGCTGAAAATGCTCGCGGACAAGCCCGCCGATGCCACATGGCTTTCGCCTGAAGAACGGCTCGCGCTGCAAAGCGCATTCGATCGCGAAGGTTCATCCACGCAGAAAAAGAAGGATTTCCGTGCGGCGCTCAAGGACGTGCGTGTCTATCTCCTCGCGATGATCTCGTTTGGCTTCACGATGGGCTCCTACGGCATCGGCATCTGGCTGCCCCAGATGCTCAAAGCGCACGGCATGAGCGTGACGCAAACCGGCTGGGTTTCTGCCGTGCCGTACTTCTTTGCCACCATCGCACTGCTCTGGTGGGCGAAACGGGTGGACCGGCGCGGCGGGCATATCGCAAACCTTGCCGCGGGTCTGCTGATCGGTGCCGTCGCGCTCGGTATCTCGACATACTTTCACCAACTGTTGCCCGCGATGACGGGTATCACGCTGGCATTGATCGGTACGATCGCTGGCCGCACGATTTTCTACACGCTGCCGGCCCGGTTCCTGTCCGGCCAGGCAGCCGCAGGCGGACTCGCGCTGATCAACTCGATCGGCGCACTTGGCGGCTTCGCAGGTCCATATCTGGTGGGCTATCTGAAGGACAGCTTTGGAACCTACACGGCTGGGATGTTCGGTCTCGCCGTCGTGCTCGGCTTGACGACGATGCTGACGCTCTCCCTGTATGCCTTCAATCGGGAGGCGCGATGA
- a CDS encoding amidohydrolase family protein produces MTATIDSPMRRQLLRAAAASIALPVLATHAIANEETRPMNPTSNYLPVRSEWLASGTETALEPDMPIIDAHHHFYDRPGWTYLLDEYLRDAQSGHNITASVYMQALTRYRQSGPDALRPVGEVEYVTAATAPTQGGKPQVAKGIVGYADLRRGAAVRDVLEAHLQAGQGRFRGVRHLVTWDADQTLVNPVSAAPRGLLLDRDYRAGVAQLGPLGLSYDAWLFFPQLPELFDLAKANPDLPVIINHCGGVVRIASYDDKRKEVFESWSQSMRKLAQLPNVYVKVGGLGMRINGFDFEKGERPPSSTQLAEAWKPWMHTCIELFGANRCMFESNFPVDKGSYPYSNGWNAFKRLTAQASQDEREALFRGTVSNVYRLG; encoded by the coding sequence ATGACAGCAACGATTGATTCGCCGATGCGCCGCCAGTTGCTTCGCGCCGCCGCTGCATCGATCGCCCTCCCCGTCCTTGCCACGCATGCAATCGCCAACGAAGAGACGCGCCCCATGAATCCGACCAGCAACTATCTGCCCGTTCGTTCCGAATGGCTCGCCTCAGGAACGGAAACGGCACTAGAGCCGGATATGCCGATCATCGACGCGCATCATCACTTCTATGATCGCCCGGGCTGGACCTACCTGCTTGACGAGTACCTTCGCGACGCACAGTCCGGGCACAACATCACGGCTTCCGTGTACATGCAGGCGCTCACCCGTTACCGGCAGTCAGGCCCCGACGCATTGCGGCCGGTCGGCGAGGTGGAATATGTGACAGCCGCAACCGCGCCGACGCAGGGCGGCAAGCCACAGGTCGCAAAAGGCATTGTCGGCTATGCGGATCTTCGTCGCGGTGCGGCGGTGCGCGACGTCCTCGAAGCGCATCTCCAGGCGGGACAGGGCCGGTTCAGAGGCGTCCGGCATCTCGTGACGTGGGACGCCGACCAGACTTTGGTGAATCCTGTCTCGGCGGCGCCGCGCGGATTGCTGCTCGACCGCGACTACCGCGCGGGTGTGGCGCAGTTGGGGCCGCTCGGTCTGTCGTATGACGCATGGCTTTTTTTCCCGCAACTTCCCGAGTTGTTCGACCTTGCGAAGGCCAATCCCGACCTGCCCGTCATCATCAATCATTGCGGCGGCGTCGTGCGGATTGCCAGCTATGACGACAAGCGGAAAGAAGTGTTCGAAAGCTGGTCCCAGTCCATGCGCAAGCTGGCGCAACTGCCCAACGTGTATGTCAAGGTCGGCGGACTGGGGATGCGGATCAACGGCTTTGACTTCGAGAAGGGTGAGCGGCCGCCGTCGTCGACGCAACTCGCCGAAGCGTGGAAACCGTGGATGCACACCTGCATCGAACTGTTCGGCGCGAATCGATGCATGTTCGAAAGCAACTTCCCGGTCGACAAGGGCTCGTACCCATACAGCAACGGCTGGAACGCATTCAAGCGATTGACGGCGCAGGCAAGCCAGGACGAGCGCGAAGCGTTGTTCCGGGGCACGGTGAGCAACGTGTATCGCCTTGGCTGA
- a CDS encoding Gfo/Idh/MocA family protein, which yields MEASLNVPLRVGVIGVGNWAKHGHLRVLDLLPQYTLQAIYSQRHEAAEAAAREYRIGRVAESIDALVDSHDIDLVVVLNTAAQHAQTVRRVIAAGKHVYCEWPLTTTLAESEELLRLAGERGVRHVVGLQRRLAPHSRYVRDLIQQGYVGELRSVRMHVSMNYFQATRSRALEWTVPLENFSSVVSIYGGHFLDMLFSATGWPVSIAALTPNQFPSVTIRETGVSIPTSTPDQLVIAGMLEGSAVVSVHIEGGKRNGSGVQIDITGTQGDLRITNASAFGDVGDDYAIFGAHGDKQPLERLDVPAHYLRLPESDLPSAVLELAELYWAYAHDVSNGTRTAPTFADAVRMHHLIESAQRSFVSREFAQLNATL from the coding sequence ATGGAAGCGTCACTTAACGTGCCATTGCGCGTCGGCGTGATCGGCGTCGGCAACTGGGCGAAGCACGGTCATTTGCGTGTGCTCGATCTGTTGCCGCAATACACGCTGCAAGCCATTTACAGCCAACGGCACGAAGCCGCTGAAGCCGCGGCGCGCGAATACCGGATCGGGCGCGTGGCTGAGTCGATCGACGCACTTGTCGACAGTCACGACATCGATCTGGTGGTCGTGCTGAACACGGCTGCGCAACATGCGCAGACCGTCAGGCGGGTGATCGCGGCGGGCAAGCATGTGTACTGCGAATGGCCGTTGACGACCACGCTTGCCGAGTCGGAAGAACTGTTGCGACTGGCGGGAGAGCGTGGCGTGCGTCATGTCGTCGGCTTGCAAAGGCGTCTCGCGCCGCATAGCCGTTATGTACGCGATCTGATCCAGCAAGGTTACGTCGGCGAATTGCGTTCCGTGCGCATGCATGTGAGCATGAACTACTTTCAGGCGACGCGGTCACGTGCGCTCGAATGGACTGTGCCGCTGGAGAACTTTTCATCAGTGGTTTCGATTTATGGCGGCCACTTTCTCGACATGCTGTTTTCGGCAACCGGCTGGCCTGTATCTATCGCCGCGCTCACGCCGAACCAGTTTCCGTCGGTGACGATTCGGGAAACAGGCGTTTCGATACCGACATCGACACCCGATCAACTCGTGATTGCCGGCATGTTGGAAGGCAGCGCAGTGGTGTCCGTTCATATCGAAGGCGGCAAGCGCAACGGCTCCGGCGTGCAGATCGACATCACCGGGACGCAAGGCGATTTGCGGATCACGAACGCGTCGGCTTTCGGCGATGTGGGCGACGACTATGCAATCTTCGGCGCGCACGGCGACAAGCAGCCGCTCGAACGGCTCGACGTGCCGGCCCATTATCTGCGCCTGCCGGAATCGGACCTGCCTTCCGCCGTATTGGAACTGGCCGAACTCTATTGGGCTTACGCGCACGACGTGTCGAATGGAACACGAACCGCGCCGACTTTCGCCGATGCAGTCCGTATGCATCATCTTATCGAGAGCGCGCAGAGATCTTTTGTCTCGCGTGAGTTCGCGCAACTGAATGCCACACTGTAA
- a CDS encoding zinc-dependent alcohol dehydrogenase family protein, giving the protein MSKVITFAQHGGPEVFEYTEIGTPEPGVNEVRIRVKAIGLNRAESMWRRGEYVEPAKLPARVGYEASGVVDAVGANVTHVAVGDNVSTVPSFSMNDYGVYGELVLAPAHAVVKSPAWLSHEDAVAIWNVFVTPYAAFTENGRVKAGDVVLIPAASSGVGIGAIQVAKRLGATAVALTRTREKRDALVALGADHVIVTDEEDLVEAVQRITEGRGADLVFDPVGGKTFARLIDATRPGGTILLYGALSPDDTVLPVLPLLYKRITVHGYNLFSTTTDAQRQADAAAFIFDGLQSGALKTAIARRFAFDQMAQAHAVLERNEHFGRIVVSV; this is encoded by the coding sequence ATGTCGAAAGTCATTACCTTTGCGCAGCACGGCGGTCCCGAGGTTTTCGAGTACACGGAAATCGGCACGCCCGAACCCGGCGTTAACGAAGTGCGTATTCGTGTGAAGGCCATCGGTCTGAATCGCGCGGAGTCGATGTGGCGGCGCGGCGAGTACGTCGAGCCGGCGAAGCTTCCCGCGCGCGTCGGTTACGAAGCGTCCGGGGTGGTGGATGCCGTTGGCGCGAACGTCACGCACGTGGCCGTGGGCGATAACGTCAGTACGGTGCCTTCGTTTTCGATGAACGATTACGGCGTGTACGGCGAACTCGTGCTGGCGCCCGCGCATGCTGTCGTGAAGAGCCCCGCGTGGCTTTCGCACGAAGACGCGGTGGCAATCTGGAACGTGTTCGTGACGCCCTATGCGGCATTCACGGAAAACGGACGCGTCAAAGCGGGCGATGTCGTGTTGATCCCGGCGGCGTCGAGCGGCGTGGGTATCGGTGCGATTCAGGTGGCGAAGCGTCTGGGCGCGACAGCCGTCGCGCTCACCCGAACGCGTGAGAAACGCGATGCACTTGTCGCGCTAGGCGCCGACCACGTGATCGTCACCGACGAAGAAGATCTGGTCGAAGCGGTGCAGCGCATCACCGAGGGACGCGGCGCGGACCTCGTATTCGATCCTGTCGGCGGCAAGACCTTTGCGCGTCTGATCGACGCGACGCGGCCCGGCGGCACGATCCTGCTCTACGGCGCATTGAGTCCCGACGACACCGTATTGCCCGTGCTGCCGCTACTCTATAAGCGCATCACCGTGCATGGTTACAACCTCTTCTCGACGACCACGGACGCGCAACGTCAGGCCGACGCTGCGGCGTTCATCTTCGACGGGTTGCAGTCGGGCGCGCTCAAGACGGCAATCGCGCGTCGCTTTGCATTCGACCAGATGGCCCAGGCGCATGCGGTGCTGGAACGCAACGAGCACTTTGGGCGCATCGTGGTGTCGGTGTGA
- a CDS encoding alkene reductase has translation MSKLFSKVAVGSYDIAHRVVLAPLTRMRAESGARPGPLMAEYYAQRTSRGALLIGEATIAAPNGNGYLGAPGLYDDSQIAGWKAVTDAVHAKGGKIFLQLYHAGRQSNAQLQPNGGRPVGPSEVPHGGVAYTEAGWVPNTPNRPLETEEIAGIVESFRAAAGRGVKAGFDGVELHGANGYLFDQFLQDGSNKRTDEYGGSIANRARLLLDATRAVISVWGADKVAVRLGPSGSWGDMSDSNPEALFTYVADELDKLGIAYLHLIEPRIAGNVEDEARDQQPVAAKSLRTHFHGPIIAAGGFDGESAEAILQSGDADLVAFGRHFIANPDLPERLRKGLPLNPYDRATFFGGTDVGYTDYPFHDEAAVAA, from the coding sequence ATGTCCAAACTGTTTTCGAAAGTCGCGGTCGGTTCGTACGACATCGCGCACCGCGTGGTCCTCGCTCCTCTCACCCGCATGCGTGCCGAGAGCGGCGCGCGCCCTGGTCCGCTGATGGCCGAATACTATGCACAGCGGACGTCGCGGGGAGCGCTGCTGATCGGCGAAGCCACGATCGCCGCGCCGAACGGCAATGGCTATCTCGGCGCGCCTGGCCTGTACGACGACAGCCAGATCGCGGGTTGGAAAGCCGTCACCGACGCAGTGCATGCGAAAGGCGGCAAGATCTTTCTACAGCTTTATCATGCGGGCCGTCAATCGAATGCACAGTTGCAGCCCAATGGCGGCCGTCCCGTGGGACCGTCCGAAGTGCCGCACGGCGGCGTCGCGTACACGGAAGCGGGCTGGGTGCCCAACACGCCGAACCGTCCGCTGGAAACGGAAGAAATCGCGGGCATCGTCGAGAGCTTTCGCGCGGCTGCCGGGCGCGGTGTGAAGGCAGGCTTCGACGGCGTCGAATTGCACGGCGCGAACGGCTATCTGTTCGATCAGTTCCTTCAGGACGGCAGCAACAAACGCACGGACGAGTATGGCGGCTCGATCGCCAACCGCGCGCGCCTGCTGCTCGATGCGACGCGTGCCGTGATTTCCGTGTGGGGCGCGGACAAGGTTGCCGTGCGCCTCGGGCCGAGCGGCTCGTGGGGCGACATGTCGGACAGCAACCCCGAAGCGTTGTTCACGTATGTGGCCGATGAACTCGACAAGCTCGGCATCGCCTATCTGCATCTGATCGAGCCGCGCATCGCGGGCAATGTCGAGGACGAAGCGCGCGACCAGCAACCTGTCGCCGCGAAGTCGCTGCGCACGCATTTTCATGGGCCGATCATCGCGGCGGGTGGCTTCGACGGCGAAAGCGCCGAAGCCATCCTGCAATCGGGCGATGCCGATCTCGTCGCATTCGGACGTCATTTCATCGCGAACCCCGATCTGCCGGAGCGGCTGCGCAAAGGTCTGCCGCTGAACCCGTACGATCGCGCGACGTTCTTCGGCGGCACGGATGTGGGCTACACCGATTATCCGTTCCACGACGAGGCCGCCGTCGCAGCGTGA